GAAGTTCGAGGAGGCCTTAAAGGAACTCCTCGAGTGCAAGGAGAAGCTGACTGAGGACCAGATTTACTCGCTGGCCAGGAAATCCATTCATTACTACGCAAAGCACGGCTCCCTCTTTGTGAGGACCCACGTAATGATAGACGGCAAGAAGTGGAGGGAGAGAGTGAGGAGCGTTGTAAGGCTTAGGGAAGAATTCAAGGGTATCGTGAACCTGCAGGTAATAGGGTTCATCCAGAGCTACGACTACTACGACAAGGAACAGGAGGAGAAAGTGTATAAGGTGGTGGAGATGGGTCTTGACGGCATAGGAGGTCAGCCTCACCTACAGCCGTCAGTGGAGGACGGCAAGAGGATGATAAAGTCGCTCTTCGACGTGGCAACGGAGAGGGGCCTATTCCTTGACTTCCACGCAGATTACGCCGACGAGCCCGATTCAAAGTTTAGTGAACTCATAGTCTCTGAGGCACTGAGCAGGAAGTACAGGAAGGTCGCGTTAAGCCACTTGACAGCTCTGCATTCCTATTACGACGACTACGCCAGGAGGTTCATGAGGTGGCTCGCAGAGGCTGGGGTCAGCGTAATAGTCTCGCCAATAACCGTTTTGGAGGAGTCTGGGG
Above is a window of Candidatus Aramenus sp. CH1 DNA encoding:
- a CDS encoding amidohydrolase family protein; its protein translation is MILSNLRTLDDRKVSIAIEDGKMHFTDRAGEDMGGRLVLPAFVDSHAHIDSNFLLDVCEEAETEKFEEALKELLECKEKLTEDQIYSLARKSIHYYAKHGSLFVRTHVMIDGKKWRERVRSVVRLREEFKGIVNLQVIGFIQSYDYYDKEQEEKVYKVVEMGLDGIGGQPHLQPSVEDGKRMIKSLFDVATERGLFLDFHADYADEPDSKFSELIVSEALSRKYRKVALSHLTALHSYYDDYARRFMRWLAEAGVSVIVSPITVLEESGAHENYPKRRGIARVRDLLSYGVNVALGHDDIQNHLNPLGVGDLMQSAFALVIGEYMYFKKYVNAIFDMMTYNGAKLQGIEDYGLGEGRLASLVVLEARDPREAIRSISPRRLVVSNGKVVYSRRETEEMFM